The DNA region TGCCGACGAACCCCTGGCTACCTCGAAGTACAGCGAGCCACCTGCTACGGGCGGCTCGGCCTCGGAGCAGAGGCTGGCGCCCTCTGGTCGCAAGTCCTCGCCATCGTCCCGGAGACCGCCCGCCGCGACCGCGGGGTGTACATGGCACGCCAGGCGACAGCAGCCGCCGCAGCGCGGGAACCGGATCAGGCGGTGGAGATCGCCCGGACCGTGGCCACGATCGCGGTAGAGACCCGCTCGGCCAGAATGCGGCGGGAGTTGGTCACCCTGGAGCGGGCAATGCGGCCGTGGCAAGATGCCCCGGTCGGCCGGGATCTCGCTGAGATCCTGGAGCCCGTGACCGAGGGGAACTGAGCGTGGCTGAGGGACTGGTACCGCTGACGGACGAGGAGATCGCGGAGCGGCTGGCCGCACTGCCGGAATGGACCCGCGAAGGCAACGAGATCACGCGCCGAGTAGACGTCCGGTACCACGCAGGTGTCGCGTTGATCGTGCACATCGCTGACCGGGAACGCCGCATCGGCCACCACGCAGACATCGACCTCAGAATCGACCACCTGCGCATCGCCGTCACGACGCACGACGCTGACTACAAGCTGACCGAGGCAGACTTCGATCTCGCGGCCCGGATCGACGCCATCGCTGCGGCACACCAGTCCACTCCGCTCGACTGATCACGGACGCACGAAAGCGCACCCTGCCCAAGCCGCAGCCGGAACAGTGGCGTAGTTCATGAGCGGCGATGATCCGGCACAGGTGATCCGCCCCCTTCCCCGAGAAGGGGGCAGAGTGCCGTCCAGCTGCGACTAGGTGGTCACCGAGGTGCAAGTCGGACGGCAGCAGCAGCTAACCAGGTTGCGAGGTTCTACCCAAAACGCCCCATGGACCATATGGGCGTATGGCAACGGACTGGTTGCCACCCTCGACGCATGAACACACCGAGGGCATTCGGACCTGCGCCTACTGTCGGCCGGGTACCAAACTCGGGATGCTGCGAGTAGCAGCCTGGTGCAGGTTGGAGGCATGAGCGCTCCGATAGTCGTGCACCGCCCGGCACCGGCCACCGGCGGCCGGGCGGTCACTATCAACGGTGAGATCGCCGGTCTCGCCCACGACGACCGCGACCTGATCGAATTCCTCCGACGGGCCGGGATCTACGACGCCGAGCATTGCCTCGACGACCCTTACTGGGTCGAGTGGCGCGGTGGCCAGGCCCATCGGTACGAAGCAGCGTGACGGAGACGCCCCCCGCCCGGCCGTAGCCGGACCGTCCGTGCCGATCATGTAAAGGCCGACTCACGAGCGGCGCGACCGACGGCGTACGAGCACAGCCTCGTGCCGTACAGATCCAGCGCGTCGTCCGGGTCCTCATCGTAGTGCGCGGCGATCTCCTGCCACCGGTCCCAGCCGTACAACCGGGCATGCCTGCGGTCGTCATCGGTCCGCACGGCCTCTCCCGGGGTCTCCCGGGTCTGGAGCCACTGCTGCCACGCCACATTCGGCACGGAGGCGACGGCCTCGTGCTGGGCCGCGGCGCGGGCCGTGTCCGCGCGAGTCTCCGCCTCGAGGGCAGCGGTGATGAAAGCGGCCGGCCGGGCAGGCCGCCATCCCAGAGCCATGCCCTGGAGCTCGGCGGCGATGTCGTGCGCCTCGAGGCCGCGGTCGATCAGCGGGCGGAGCGCGTACGCCAGTCGGCGCAGCCCCTCGCGCTGGGTCCACCCGACGAGCGGCCGGACCTGCCGGGCGATCGCGATATCCCG from Streptomyces sp. NBC_01591 includes:
- a CDS encoding 4a-hydroxytetrahydrobiopterin dehydratase — translated: MAEGLVPLTDEEIAERLAALPEWTREGNEITRRVDVRYHAGVALIVHIADRERRIGHHADIDLRIDHLRIAVTTHDADYKLTEADFDLAARIDAIAAAHQSTPLD